Proteins encoded by one window of Clostridia bacterium:
- a CDS encoding ABC-2 family transporter protein: MLYVALARASIRKNMAYAWAHMANNVGSALFGIIYIMLWRAAAHGRPLGAFSARDLESYIAVGQVVLWLTTFLPPYLGIDRHIRTGQIALEFARPVGYMPRVLAAAAGEVAYNAVFRCLPLLVMFTLMGAFPWDKVASPARVAAVAAAFALAAAIGLLVQYLVGIAGFWTTESRWARRLYFALAMFCGGQLFPLQLMPAGLREALTWLPFQAMISFPVSVWLGVDSWQAWTSAALWVAGLAWVGAGLTRKAARRLEVQGG, from the coding sequence GCCTCGATCCGCAAGAACATGGCCTACGCATGGGCCCACATGGCGAACAACGTGGGCAGCGCGCTCTTCGGGATCATCTACATCATGTTGTGGCGCGCGGCGGCGCACGGGCGGCCGCTGGGCGCCTTCTCCGCGCGCGATCTCGAGAGTTACATCGCCGTGGGCCAGGTCGTGCTCTGGCTGACGACCTTCCTGCCCCCGTACCTGGGTATCGACCGGCACATCCGGACGGGGCAGATCGCGCTGGAGTTCGCGCGGCCGGTGGGGTACATGCCCCGCGTCCTCGCCGCCGCGGCGGGCGAGGTCGCCTACAACGCCGTCTTTCGCTGCCTTCCGCTGCTCGTCATGTTCACGCTGATGGGCGCCTTCCCCTGGGACAAGGTCGCCTCGCCCGCGCGCGTGGCCGCGGTGGCGGCGGCGTTCGCGCTGGCGGCGGCCATCGGGCTGCTGGTGCAGTACCTCGTGGGCATCGCAGGGTTCTGGACGACGGAAAGCCGCTGGGCGCGGCGCCTCTACTTCGCGCTGGCGATGTTCTGCGGCGGGCAGCTGTTCCCGTTGCAGCTCATGCCGGCGGGCCTCCGCGAAGCGCTCACGTGGCTGCCCTTCCAGGCGATGATCTCGTTTCCCGTGTCGGTGTGGCTGGGCGTCGACAGCTGGCAGGCGTGGACGTCCGCCGCGTTGTGGGTGGCCGGGCTGGCGTGGGTCGGCGCCGGACTCACGCGAAAGGCGGCGCGCCGTCTGGAGGTGCAGGGCGGATGA
- a CDS encoding ABC-2 family transporter protein, translating into MRKALDAVADGMRMYAIVAASSLRSRAAYRWNFILSLFFQMLMYTGDVAALLLIVGKVRGIGGWGTYDILFLSGLVFASSGVYRVLGSELHDFDKYLVNGEFDGVLIRPAHTLLTVAARSIDVEQGGAFLQGVVLMVVAWRHLAPDLGLGVTDALCAALAVACGAVIWFAVVTATAALGFWTTRIDDLQPVLLYGPETAVSYPLSIYPRAVRWIFQTILPVAFGSYVPAAAILRKGPPLSDLGWCAAVAAASFAAAVGLWNLGVRRYTSTGS; encoded by the coding sequence ATGAGGAAGGCGCTCGACGCGGTCGCAGACGGCATGCGCATGTACGCCATCGTGGCCGCGTCCAGCCTGCGCAGCCGCGCCGCGTACAGGTGGAACTTCATCCTCAGCCTTTTCTTCCAGATGCTGATGTACACCGGGGACGTGGCGGCCCTGCTCTTGATCGTCGGCAAGGTCCGCGGCATCGGCGGCTGGGGGACGTACGACATCCTCTTTCTGTCCGGCCTCGTGTTCGCCTCGTCGGGCGTGTACCGCGTGCTCGGGTCCGAATTGCACGACTTCGACAAGTACCTCGTCAACGGGGAGTTCGACGGCGTGCTGATCCGCCCGGCGCACACGCTGCTGACCGTCGCCGCGCGGTCCATCGACGTCGAGCAGGGCGGCGCGTTCCTTCAGGGGGTCGTGCTGATGGTCGTGGCCTGGCGGCACCTCGCGCCCGACCTGGGGCTCGGCGTGACGGACGCGCTGTGCGCCGCGCTGGCCGTGGCTTGCGGCGCCGTGATCTGGTTCGCCGTCGTGACGGCGACGGCCGCGCTCGGATTCTGGACGACGCGCATCGACGACCTGCAGCCCGTGCTGCTGTACGGGCCGGAGACGGCCGTGTCGTACCCCCTGTCGATCTACCCCAGGGCGGTGCGCTGGATCTTTCAGACGATCCTGCCCGTGGCGTTCGGCTCGTACGTGCCCGCGGCCGCCATCCTTCGCAAGGGCCCGCCGCTTTCGGACCTTGGATGGTGCGCCGCGGTGGCCGCGGCCAGCTTCGCCGCCGCCGTCGGGCTGTGGAATCTGGGCGTGAGACGGTACACGAGCACAGGGTCCTGA